The proteins below are encoded in one region of Paenibacillus albus:
- the csrA gene encoding carbon storage regulator CsrA produces MLVLSRKKGESVIIQDNIEITILEVNAETVKIGFKAPRDIEILRKEVYAMIEQTNKESAIQNVNIQALKDRINNKK; encoded by the coding sequence ATGCTAGTACTTTCTCGCAAGAAGGGCGAATCCGTCATTATTCAGGACAACATCGAAATCACGATTCTAGAGGTAAATGCGGAGACCGTCAAGATCGGGTTTAAAGCGCCGCGGGACATTGAGATCTTGCGCAAAGAAGTATACGCCATGATTGAGCAGACAAATAAGGAGTCGGCTATACAGAACGTCAATATCCAAGCTTTAAAAGATCGTATCAACAATAAAAAATAG
- the fliW gene encoding flagellar assembly protein FliW translates to MELQTSRFGTITVEEDMIYSFSNGIPGFEGENSFILISPEEDKPLSYLQSVNNGDLAFIITDPFVFYPEYDFELPESAIADLEIESVDQVIIQSIISINGDMEAATMNLIAPIVINTNNRVGKQVVLGNVSYTTKHPLFALADK, encoded by the coding sequence ATGGAACTGCAAACAAGCAGATTCGGTACAATAACTGTTGAAGAAGACATGATTTATTCATTCTCAAATGGAATTCCAGGGTTTGAAGGGGAGAATTCGTTCATTCTAATATCTCCTGAAGAAGATAAACCTTTATCCTATCTGCAGTCTGTTAATAATGGGGATTTAGCATTTATCATAACGGATCCGTTTGTGTTTTATCCTGAATATGACTTTGAACTTCCTGAGTCCGCAATTGCAGATCTTGAAATTGAGTCGGTTGACCAAGTGATAATTCAAAGCATCATCAGCATTAATGGTGATATGGAAGCAGCGACGATGAACTTGATTGCACCGATCGTTATTAATACTAACAATCGCGTTGGCAAACAGGTTGTTCTCGGGAATGTGTCATATACAACAAAACATCCATTATTTGCGCTGGCAGATAAGTAG
- a CDS encoding DUF6470 family protein has protein sequence MKLPYIQAESQRALIGIETKQGMFDIHSKRADLDIKTTPTKISAPTPMPELNLNQDRMWAAFNGGKPVEFLNRIYSQMPGIALQGIAQIVERGNQMGDLRIKENPIPEFAYEAIADGGIPDIQYLGPATAHNVDIEFKITPPDIKVTPGRVDIQAQPNKPEIDFQRGGVSYSMQRYPSVSFSVAEIDLRV, from the coding sequence ATGAAACTCCCGTATATCCAGGCAGAATCACAACGGGCGTTGATTGGAATTGAGACGAAGCAAGGGATGTTTGATATCCATTCCAAGCGTGCCGATCTTGATATCAAGACTACTCCTACGAAGATAAGCGCTCCTACGCCGATGCCTGAGCTGAACCTTAATCAGGATCGCATGTGGGCAGCATTTAACGGGGGGAAACCGGTTGAGTTTCTGAATCGGATTTACTCTCAGATGCCCGGAATCGCTCTCCAAGGCATTGCTCAAATTGTTGAGAGAGGCAATCAAATGGGGGATTTGCGCATTAAAGAGAATCCGATTCCGGAATTTGCGTACGAGGCAATAGCGGATGGAGGAATACCGGACATTCAATATTTAGGACCGGCTACAGCGCACAATGTAGATATCGAGTTTAAGATTACCCCTCCAGATATTAAGGTGACACCGGGGAGAGTTGATATTCAAGCACAGCCGAACAAGCCGGAGATCGACTTTCAGCGTGGCGGTGTAAGCTACTCGATGCAGCGGTATCCGTCTGTGAGTTTCAGTGTGGCTGAAATAGATCTGCGTGTATAG
- the flgL gene encoding flagellar hook-associated protein FlgL: MSLRVTPSMMHMQLSRNLSRNLKQMDSLQDQLTTGRKINKPSDDPVGITYSLRYRTELASNGQYQKNADSAHSWLDFNDTVIGQAGDVMQRIKELTTQGSNGTNPQYALDNINNEISQLKSQLLDIANSKLNGKYVFNGQTFDKMPYDESVAGFDAKQVVTDTGDVSYAVGVGVTLPVNLSGNEVFGKPADTDNVFAVLDKIISNFASGNQSGAAAQLTNLETRMNKILNARSEVGAKVNRVELMQNRLDDLEINLTDMQSKTEDADFDKLLIDSKINENIYQASLSVGAKVITPTLVDFLH, from the coding sequence ATGTCTTTACGTGTAACGCCAAGTATGATGCATATGCAGCTGAGTCGGAATTTATCCCGGAACTTGAAACAAATGGACAGTTTGCAGGATCAGTTGACTACAGGCCGAAAAATCAACAAGCCATCCGATGATCCGGTTGGCATAACGTACTCGCTTCGCTACCGTACGGAGCTAGCTTCGAATGGTCAATATCAGAAGAATGCGGATTCCGCGCATTCGTGGCTGGATTTTAACGATACTGTAATTGGCCAAGCTGGTGATGTCATGCAACGGATTAAAGAGTTGACTACTCAAGGCTCGAACGGTACGAACCCGCAGTACGCGCTAGATAATATTAATAACGAGATTTCGCAGCTTAAGAGTCAGCTTCTTGATATTGCTAATAGTAAGCTGAACGGTAAATATGTATTTAACGGACAGACTTTCGACAAGATGCCTTATGACGAAAGTGTTGCAGGCTTTGATGCGAAGCAGGTAGTAACGGATACAGGTGACGTTTCTTATGCAGTAGGCGTTGGCGTTACGTTGCCAGTTAATTTGTCCGGCAATGAAGTATTCGGTAAACCGGCGGATACTGATAACGTATTCGCAGTTCTTGATAAGATCATCAGCAACTTTGCTTCAGGCAATCAATCGGGAGCGGCAGCACAGCTCACAAACCTGGAAACCCGAATGAACAAAATTTTGAATGCACGTTCCGAGGTAGGCGCTAAAGTGAATAGGGTCGAGCTGATGCAGAATCGATTGGATGATTTGGAAATCAACCTTACAGATATGCAATCCAAAACCGAAGATGCTGACTTTGATAAGTTGTTAATTGACTCGAAGATTAATGAAAATATTTATCAAGCTTCTCTTTCTGTAGGTGCAAAAGTAATTACTCCGACACTTGTCGATTTTCTGCATTAG
- the flgK gene encoding flagellar hook-associated protein FlgK, whose translation MTSTFHSIETAKRSLFAQQTAINTVGHNISNANTAGYSRQRVSLTASRPMEAYGINRSTAAGQLGTGVEATAITRVRTSFLDDQFRNQNKYVGAWSVQSDTLSKLESIVNEPSDSGIRSVMDKFYQAWSDLSKDPENVTGRKIVRETALALTDSFNQTSKQLSDLKDDLTSSIDVKVTQANTIMSTIASLNTEIRRIEGLGDDANDLQDQRDLLTDQLSQIVNVEVSKAPEGYTITMGDKTLVQGDESFDLTREGLESSFGDGQLSSGEVFGMIQSRDVYVNDYMKQLDTLANTLANGDIEVTVPAGSVLPGTTTPLTVDTKMTVKGINGLHKLGYTMDNPATGGSDFFTFSSGTGITAATFQLNPDIASDTNKIATSMRTTSSGGASTVVQGNNSLALLMSQLGDVKFSFDQSATGNGISSSTISDFYSSMVGALGVQSEEAQRQYENSVAQADQVEGSRQSVSGVSLDEEMSDLVKYQHAYSAAARFMTTFDQLLEKLINGTGVVGR comes from the coding sequence ATGACATCAACCTTTCATTCCATAGAAACAGCGAAACGCAGCTTGTTTGCGCAGCAAACAGCAATTAATACCGTTGGTCATAATATCTCCAACGCCAACACAGCGGGCTACTCTCGCCAACGGGTCTCACTAACGGCAAGCCGACCGATGGAAGCCTATGGAATAAACCGTTCTACAGCTGCCGGCCAGCTCGGCACAGGGGTTGAGGCAACGGCAATTACTCGGGTACGCACTTCATTCTTGGACGATCAATTCCGCAATCAGAACAAATATGTAGGTGCATGGTCGGTACAATCTGATACGCTGAGCAAGCTGGAGTCTATTGTGAACGAGCCCTCAGATTCAGGTATTCGTTCAGTTATGGACAAGTTCTATCAAGCTTGGTCAGATCTAAGTAAAGATCCCGAGAATGTAACAGGCCGCAAGATCGTTCGCGAAACCGCGCTTGCCCTGACGGATTCGTTTAATCAGACAAGTAAGCAGCTATCGGATTTAAAAGATGATCTGACGAGCAGCATCGATGTAAAGGTGACGCAAGCCAACACCATTATGAGCACGATTGCTTCCTTGAACACGGAGATCCGCCGCATTGAGGGACTTGGTGATGATGCCAACGACCTTCAGGATCAACGCGACTTGCTTACAGATCAGCTCTCCCAAATCGTCAATGTCGAAGTGTCTAAAGCGCCGGAAGGCTATACGATCACAATGGGCGATAAGACTTTGGTACAAGGCGACGAATCCTTCGATCTAACGAGAGAAGGATTGGAGTCGTCGTTTGGAGATGGACAGCTCTCGAGCGGAGAAGTGTTCGGGATGATCCAATCGCGCGATGTCTATGTAAACGATTATATGAAACAGCTCGATACGCTGGCGAATACGCTGGCGAACGGAGACATTGAAGTGACTGTCCCGGCTGGCTCCGTTCTTCCTGGCACAACAACACCGCTAACGGTGGACACGAAGATGACGGTTAAAGGGATCAACGGCCTTCACAAGCTTGGTTATACGATGGATAACCCGGCAACCGGCGGATCTGATTTCTTCACCTTTAGTTCGGGTACAGGTATAACAGCGGCAACATTCCAGTTAAATCCTGACATCGCAAGTGATACGAATAAAATCGCGACATCCATGCGCACGACATCAAGCGGTGGAGCTTCAACAGTCGTCCAAGGGAATAACAGTTTAGCGCTGCTTATGTCGCAGCTAGGCGATGTGAAATTCTCATTCGACCAATCCGCTACGGGTAATGGTATATCTTCTTCGACAATTAGCGATTTCTACAGCTCGATGGTTGGAGCACTGGGTGTTCAATCGGAAGAGGCGCAGCGTCAGTACGAGAACTCCGTCGCTCAAGCGGATCAGGTAGAGGGCAGCCGTCAGTCCGTCAGCGGCGTATCATTAGATGAAGAGATGTCGGACCTGGTCAAATATCAGCATGCTTATAGTGCTGCTGCCCGGTTTATGACAACGTTCGACCAATTGCTCGAGAAATTAATTAACGGCACCGGCGTAGTCGGACGCTAA
- a CDS encoding flagellar protein FlgN — translation MNVETIIATLEQQADVYSQLLALAKEKTPYLVHNKVEQLNAAIQKERRLVKTAEELEQLRMRQCGQYFTNLGLLRYKGGKISEMIRTVTSHQDKKLLTDLHTTLTSLLEDLQMTSKLNQQLIEQSLKFIDYSIDLMVDDPNSDVVYQHPHSPGYGSNMRSGLFNTRG, via the coding sequence GTGAATGTAGAAACAATTATCGCAACGCTTGAGCAGCAGGCTGATGTTTACAGTCAATTGCTAGCTCTGGCGAAGGAGAAAACACCATATCTTGTCCATAACAAAGTGGAGCAGCTTAATGCTGCTATTCAGAAGGAACGCAGACTGGTCAAGACAGCAGAGGAGCTGGAGCAGCTGCGCATGAGGCAGTGCGGCCAGTACTTTACCAATCTTGGGCTGCTTCGCTATAAAGGCGGCAAAATCAGCGAAATGATTCGGACCGTAACTTCGCATCAAGACAAGAAGCTTTTGACCGACCTGCATACAACTTTAACGAGCTTACTGGAAGATCTGCAAATGACAAGCAAGCTGAATCAGCAGCTTATTGAGCAGTCTCTTAAATTTATAGATTACTCCATCGACCTGATGGTGGACGATCCGAACAGCGATGTCGTTTATCAGCACCCTCACAGTCCTGGCTACGGCAGCAATATGCGATCCGGTTTATTCAATACAAGAGGATAG
- the flgM gene encoding flagellar biosynthesis anti-sigma factor FlgM, which yields MKINQTPRINAVNPYQKQSDLQAGAASRKRKTDEVQISAEAQEMLSSSRVSSTDRSQLIDNLKQSVSSGTYHVESGKIAEKLLPFLKN from the coding sequence ATGAAGATCAATCAAACGCCTCGGATCAACGCGGTAAATCCATATCAGAAACAAAGCGACTTGCAGGCAGGAGCGGCTAGCCGCAAGCGTAAGACAGACGAGGTGCAAATTTCGGCAGAGGCGCAAGAGATGTTATCCAGCAGTCGCGTGAGCAGCACCGACCGCAGCCAGCTGATTGACAACCTGAAGCAATCGGTAAGCTCCGGCACTTACCACGTGGAATCCGGCAAGATCGCTGAGAAGCTGCTTCCTTTTTTGAAAAACTAA
- a CDS encoding flagellar protein gives MDLGNCPRCGKLFAKNFRDVCGNCIKDIDQEYTLCSDYLRKNKGTDINELADATEVSIKQITKFIREGRISLVNAPNLMYPCEMCGILIREHTKCDSCRAKLLTEVNKYRQAQKQADNKPAEKSSTSTSALSAYRNLDRGE, from the coding sequence ATGGATCTCGGTAATTGTCCTCGCTGCGGGAAACTATTTGCTAAGAACTTCCGCGATGTCTGCGGAAACTGTATAAAAGATATCGATCAGGAATATACGCTTTGCTCCGATTATCTACGTAAGAATAAAGGTACCGATATTAACGAGCTCGCTGACGCAACCGAAGTTTCCATCAAGCAGATCACGAAATTCATTCGTGAAGGCCGTATTTCGCTCGTGAATGCCCCAAATTTAATGTATCCATGCGAGATGTGCGGCATATTGATTCGTGAGCATACAAAGTGCGACAGCTGCAGAGCCAAGCTGCTGACGGAAGTGAACAAGTATCGTCAAGCTCAGAAACAAGCCGATAACAAGCCGGCTGAGAAATCTTCTACTTCAACATCCGCTCTTTCCGCCTACCGGAATTTGGACAGAGGCGAATGA